The Haloplanus natans DSM 17983 DNA segment CCAAGATAAATAGGTTACTCGTATTGGAAGTCCCTTTTCACACTCACAGAATAGTAAGGAGTTCCCGGTCGAGTTGTACAAGCGTGTCCGACAGTTCGTGTATAAGTCGGCAGATTCACCCACAGAACCCAGATCCCCGATAACGGGTCCTCACAGATACTCATGAGTACACACTCAGAATCGAGTGATACGAAATCGACGTCGGTCGTCACACCGAGCCAGTCACAGGAGACGCTCATCTCCATGGCAAACCTCCTCGGACGCAAGTGGCACTTGGTCATCCTCCACCAGTTGCTGACGGAGGGCGCGATGGGATTCGGCGAACTGAAAGGAGAGATCGAACACATATCGTCGAAGGTCCTGTCGGACAGCCTCGACCGACTCGAGACGGAACACGAACTTGTCGAACGCCGCATCGTGAGCGAGAAGCCGGTGCGCGTCGAGTACGCGGTGACGGACCGCGGTCGTGACTTCGCCCCTGTCGTCGACCGCATCCACGAGTGGGGCGTCGAACACGTCCTGAGGGAGTAGATGCGGTGAGGTCGGGGTGAAGGGCAGGTTCGCAGGGCCACCGGTACGTCGGACGGTAGTATTCGCAACGTACTCACGTTCCCCCCGTCGCTGTAGTCGGGTGCCGGACTCATTTTTTGAAGAGTATCGCTGGATCGGCTGGCAACGGTTCTTGCGTACCGCTTCGATCGTCCCGATACTGAATCACATCAAGTTACTTGATTTCTACAGGTAACTATTATAGCGTCCCCGTCCGTATGGGACGGACATGAGCGACGACGATACTGAAGCGGACGCTGCCACCCAACTCGAAGTGTGGTGCGCCGGCGAGGACTGG contains these protein-coding regions:
- a CDS encoding winged helix-turn-helix transcriptional regulator; translation: MSTHSESSDTKSTSVVTPSQSQETLISMANLLGRKWHLVILHQLLTEGAMGFGELKGEIEHISSKVLSDSLDRLETEHELVERRIVSEKPVRVEYAVTDRGRDFAPVVDRIHEWGVEHVLRE